The nucleotide sequence CGGGCTTCTCTGCCCTCCAACTTCCGGTATGGTATCCCATTGTACTTCCCGGCCTGAATACCATGCCCCCCGGAGTCAACTCTTGCCAGGTTTCTGGCCATTTTTTATCTGCCATCACAATACCTCAACCTTTATTTGCACTTTAGTTAATCTTAACCTCATCATGAGCCCGCTTCATGGCATTCAGGTTCTTCTGCGCGATCCTGCCGAACCTGTGCTTCATCGGACCATCTACTGAACTCAGTTTCAAAACCTTGGTCACCTTAATCAAAGCCCCCAGCATAGTCGTATTCGTAATCGGAACACCCAGTTCCTTCCAGGCTATCCCTGAGGCATCTACAGTAGCCACTGTCCCCCCAAACTTGAGTTCCTTTTTCAGTTCTTCAGGAGATTTCACCGTATTGACAACAAGCATACCATCCGGCTTTAACCCCTCAATGACATTGACCACCTTCATAAGACCCTCATCAAGAACAACCACCACATCGGGGTTATAGATGCCGGATCTTACCTTTATCTTCTTGTCATCAACCCGGTTAAATGCAATTACCGGGGCACCTCTCCTTTCAGGACCAAAATTTGGAAAACCCTGAGCAAATTTGCCTTCCTCAATGGCAGCCACTGCAAATATTTCCACCGAAGTGACTGCTCCCTGCCCACCTCTTCCATGCCACCTTACTTCAATCATGAGACTAATCTCCCCTACGTTAGATTATTATTAAACAAAAAAATGAACGTTTCAAACCGTTACCCAATATAACAATCAAACTTTCTTGTCA is from Syntrophales bacterium and encodes:
- a CDS encoding 2-oxoacid:acceptor oxidoreductase family protein, which translates into the protein MIEVRWHGRGGQGAVTSVEIFAVAAIEEGKFAQGFPNFGPERRGAPVIAFNRVDDKKIKVRSGIYNPDVVVVLDEGLMKVVNVIEGLKPDGMLVVNTVKSPEELKKELKFGGTVATVDASGIAWKELGVPITNTTMLGALIKVTKVLKLSSVDGPMKHRFGRIAQKNLNAMKRAHDEVKIN